CTCTCGATGGTTTCCTTGTATTCGAACCCCGGCTCGCGGAAATGGACATGCAGGTCGACGAAGCCCGGTAGGACCAGCTTGCCCGTGGCTTCCAGCACGACCAATTCGCCGGACGCTGGAGAGGGCTGCCGGCGGGCCTGTCCCTCCATTCGAATGACGGCGGCGATCAGGCCGTTCTCGATCAGGACATCGGCCCGCCCGTGAAACCGCCCCGGATCGAGCACGGTTCCTCCCTTGATCAACAATGCCATAGCGCGCTCGCTTTCTCCTCGTTGCCCAATTTATTATTCGCTCGTGCTATTCGCCGCCGGACAGCAGATAGAGAATGGCCATCCGCACCGCCACCCCGTTCGACACCTGATCCAGGATCACGGACGAGAGGCTGTCGGCCACGTCCGAGGCGATCTCCACCCCGCGGTTGATCGGGCCCGGATGCATGACGACGACATCGGGGGCCGCGAGCTTCAGACGCTCCGCGGTCAAGCCGTACAGCCTCGAATATTCGCGGATCGTCGGAAACAGCCCCCGCCCCTGCCGTTCCAGTTGAAGCCGCAACATCATCACGACATGGACGTCCTGGAGCGCCTCGTCGAAGCGGTAATACACCGTCGGGCCGAGCCGCTCGATTCCCAGCGGAATCATCGTCGGCGGACCGACCACTCGCACCTCCGCCCCCAGTTTGATCAGCGCGTGGATGTTCGAACGGGCCACCCGGCTATGGGTGATGTCGCCGACCACCGCCACCTTGAGCCCTTTGAAGTCCAGCTTGCGCTCGCGCATCGTGTAGAGATCCAGCAACGCCTGCGTGGGATGTTCGTGCCATCCGTCGCCGGCATTGATCACGGACGACTTCACCCCGCTCGCGAGCCGCTCCGCCGCCCCGGCCGACGGGTGCCGCAACACGATGATATCCGCCTGCATGGCCTCGATGTTGCGGGCCGTGTCGAGCAGAGTTTCGCCCTTCACGACGCTGCTCGAGGAGGGCGAGAAGTTGATCACGTCCGCGCTCAGCCGCTTCGCGGCCAGCTCGAATGAGGTGCGCGTTCTGGTGCTGGGCTCGAAGAACAGGTTGACGACCGTCTTCCCGCGCAGCGCCGGCACCTTCTTGATGTCGCGCCCGCTGACCTCCTTGAAGGAATCCGCCGTGTCGAGAATGCGCAGGATCTCATCAGCCGAGAGGGGCGCCAAGCTGACCAGATCCTTCTGTTTCAGGCTCATGGGGCGCCTCCGCGCGACGGCTTGCGAAGTACCACCCGGTCGTCTTCCCCCTCTTCCTCCAGAAAGACCTGCACCTCTTCGTCCTGCGCCGTCGGAATGTTCTTGCCGATGTAGTTGGCCCGAATCGGCAGTTGGCGGTGCCCACGGTCGACCAGCACCGCGAGTTGAATTTCCTCCGGCCGCCCGAGGTCGATCAGCCCATCCATCGCCGCCCGAATCGTCCGTCCGGTGAACAGGACATCGTCCACCAATACGACTCGCATGTCGGTGATGTTGAACGGGATCGAGGTCTTCCGGATCGTCGGCGTGCCCTTGCGCAGCCCGAGGTCGTCCCGATAAAGCGTGATATCCAGCTCTCCGCTCGGCACCTGCGCCTGCTCGATCTCGTGAATGCGCTTCACCAGCCGGTGGGCCAGATACACGCCGCGAGTCCGGATGCCGACCAGCGCGAGGCGCTCGGTCCCCTTATTGCGTTCCAAAATTTCGTGCGCAACGCGGCTCAGGGCCCTGGCGATTTCGCTGTGATCCATCACCAGCTTCTCGTCGCGCCGGTGGTTCGGCTTGACCTGGCTTGTTTCAGGCATAAAAAAACCTTCCCACCCTGCGATGCCGGGCAAGAAGGTCTCCACTGGTCGCGTGGCGCATCCCCGCGCCACTCTGTCCGATCACGATCGACCAACTCCTTGCCCACCTCACAGGATGGGCATTAAAGGTTGCCTCACCTTACCGAGTCCGCCCGGTCCTGTCAAGCTTGGCGGAAGTCACGCCTTGATTGACCTGTCTCCTTCTCTTCTCCTGAATCTCCGTGATGATTCTTCAAGCGATAGGTGAATGGTTTCCCGTGGCCTCAGCCCTTGGCCAGCAGCGCCAAGGTCAGCCCGGTCTTGATCCTCGCCTTGGCCAGGATGGTCTGGTGCATGCGGAAGGGAGGCAGCTCCGCCACCGGCCATTGCCCGGCCACGCGCAGCCCCGCCTCCCGATGGCTCTCCTCCGGCATCCGGGGTCCGAAGAGAAACCCCAGTCCTCTCGGAGCCAGCGCCGCAGCGAATCGAGACAGGGATCGCACGAGTTCGCCGGGCTGGTCATGCTGGGCAAAGGGCACTCCATCGTAAATCAGGTCATAGCGCCCCTGGTAGGCCCGGTCGAGGTGGGGCTCGGCCTGGTACAGGCGAACGGAAGTAAGATCTGTCGTGCGCCCTTCCCTGGTCCAATTGGTCCAGAGAGATTGGGCCTGTCGTTGAATGTGCGCGGGATGGCGGAAGAGCACGAGAGCGCTATTGGCCCGCCCCAGGGACAGCAGCGAGGTCAGGCCCGCATCTATATTATGGATCAGGACGGTTTTCGCCCGGTCGATCATCATGCGCAAGGAGGCTTCCTGCTCCAGCAGATCGGTCAGATAGTCCACCACAAAAGCCTGGGTGCCCAGTTCGTCGATCTCCCGCTCATCCTCCGGATAGAGCAACACGGCCCCAAAGGCCTCAGCCGGCGGGACCGGCGGCACACCCTCGGCAAACAGGTCCCGCCAACTCGGCCCAACCACAGACATCAATGAGACCGTGGAATTCTTGACCGCCCCCCAGGAGCTTGGCCAGGCCAGCCTCGTCTCATGATCCCCGTCCTTGAGGACCAACTCACCCTGCTCCACCAGCAGCCCGCGGCCCCCCGGTGCGAAGCCCTTGGCGTCCGGCGCCATGTAGGAGAGTCCTGCGGGATCGTCGGCCACGGTCGCCTTGACCGCCTGTTCCCCTCGGACGGTGACACAGAGGCGGCGGGGTTGGTCGCAGTAGCGGCGCAACGGCGTCGTATGCGGAACCCAGGTCACTTCGTGTGAGCGCGGCGGGTCCATGAAGAGTTCAAAAGGATCGGGCCCCTGCGGCCCTCGCGCGGTAAAGAACCCGCCGAACAGTTTATAGGCGGCCTCCGACGGATAGGTGGGAATCCCCCGATAGCGGAGCAACCGGTCGCCGGCCGGACATTGGTCGTCATACAGCTCGCGGATCAGCTCCAGCACGGCCGAGCCGGTGCCGGGCACGAGCGACTGAAACAGCTCGACGACCGGGAGAAAATCGATCCGGTCCCAATGCATCGCCCCCATGCAGGCCATGAAGCGGGCCCCGTCGAACCGGCCTTGATCAAGCAGGTAGAAGGCATCCTTCCGGTGCCGGATCGTGGCAAGGCCTCGCTCGTCGATGCGCAGATCGTCATCCGTATAGAAGAACTGGATTTCACTCAGCGGCACGCGAAGGGCCTGGGCGGCCATGTGCCGGAGGTCATCGGGACGAATGTGCTGCCAGCCCGGTTTGCGGGACAGATCCAACGTAGTGCTGGTGACAAGCCCGCTCGGACGGATCCCGACCCACTGACCCCAGTCGAGCCAGACCCGCGCCCGCCGCAGCCGTATCGCGCCGCCCTCAGCCGGCTCCCAGTCGCATTCGTGCAGAGGCTGGCCGTCCGGATCGGCATAGAGAATCCTCCGGCCGTGTCCGCCGTAGAGCACGAGATGTCCGGCGGGCTGGCGCAGCGCCCGCCCGCCGGCCTCTGCCAGATCGGTGGCGTAGGGAAGATTGGAAGGGAAAACAAACGTGCCGGGCCTGCCGAGAAGAGCCTGAATGCGGGCGTCGAGAGCCATCTATTCGCGAATCTGCCCGCTCCCCATCACAATGAATTTGGAACAGGTGAGTTCTTCGAGCCCCATGGGACCCCGCGCATGGATGCGGGAGGTGCTGATCCCGATCTCCGCCCCCAACCCGAACTGATAGCCGTCGTTCAAGCGGGTCGAGGCGTTGACCATCACCGCGCTCGCATCAACCTCGCGGAGAAACCGCATGGCCCGCGCATAGTCGTTCGTGACGATCGCTTCCGTGTGGCGCGACCCGTATTTGGCGATATGGTCCAACGCCTCGTCGAGGTGTTTGACGATGCGGACGGCCAAAATGCGCGACAGGAACTCCTTGCCGAAATCGTCCTCGGCGGCGGGTTTCACATCGGGGCACAATTGCAACGTCTTCGGACAGCCGCGGACCTCCACCCCGGCCTCATGCAGCTTGTTGACCAGGGCCGGCAGAAACGTGCGCGCCACCACCTGGTTCACGAGCAGCCCCTCCATGGCATTGCAGGTCGAGGGCCGCTGCACCTTGGCGTTCAGACAAATGGTTTCCGCCATCGCCAGATCGGCGTCCTGATCCACATAGACATGGCAGACGCCTTCGTCATGTTTGAGGACCGGGATCGTGGCATGCTCGGCCACCGTCTTCATCAAGGACGGACCGCCGCGCGGAATGATGAGATCCACGTCGCGATCCTGCTTGAGCAACTCCTCCACGACCTCCCGATCCGGCCGATCGACGAACGAAATCGCTCCCGGCGGGATGCCCTGCGCATCGGCGGTGTCCGACAGGATCTTCGCCAGCATGCGATTGGTCTGGATCGCGTCGGAGCCGCCCCGCAGCACACAGACGTTCCCGGATTTTAGACAGAGAACGGCCGAGTCCACGGTGACGTTCGGGCGCGATTCGTAGATGATGCCGATGACCCCGATCGGAACCCGCACCCGCCCGACCTGCATGCCGTTGGGCCTGGTCCACATCTTCGGCATCGATCCGAGCGGATCGGGCAGGTTCGCCACCGCTCGGACGCCGCGCGCCATCTCCGCGATCCGCTCCGGTGTCAGTTTCAGCCGGTCGGCCGAGGCCTGTTTCTCCGGGTTCTCCCCGTAGGCCGCCAGATCCTTCTCGTTCTCCGCCAAGATGTCCTCGACCTTCGCCTCAAGCGCCTCGGCCATGGCCAGGAGCGCCTGGTTCTTGACGTGGCTGGACAGGGAGGCCAATTTTGATGAGGCCGATCGGGCGCGGGTGACGAGGGTCCGCACATACTCGGGGACCGACAGCTCCGGTTCCTGCTGCGCCTCGCCTTGAGGGGTTTCAACGCTGACCGTCGAAGTTTGCGACGTGGTCCGTTCCAGATCGTTTTGCTGATCCTGCTGCTCCGGCATGGGGTCAGGGCTCCTCTCACAAGACGGCGTCGTTCAAACAATCAAGTGCAGCAGAATACCGTGGCCTTTGAAAAAGGGTCAAGAGCGGCGACGCAGGCCAACGAAGGGCGGAGGCCGGCGATCCTGACAGGATCAGCGCGAAGGAATTGGCGAGAGAATCACGGACTAACGGATCACGGACTACTCAGCCGGACCGGAGCCGCCGGTCTCGGACGGCACGGCGGAAGATGATCCGGTCGGCTGATCTCCCGGTTGAGAGGGCACGGTCCCGTCCTCCGGCTGGTCGATGGAACCGGATGAAAACCCTCCGAAGGCGCCGGCCCCCGCTTGCCCCGTGGCGAACGGGCTGGCTCCCGGCGAGACGGCGCCAGGCCGAGGTCCCGCCTGCGGCCCGGCGGCCGGCGGCATCGTGCCGGTCGGGACCATGCCCAACGGATTCAAGAGATTCACGCTGGACTGATTGGGATGTTGAAAGACCCAATCCCGGTACCGTTTCAGCCCATCAAAATGCCGGACGGCCGGCGGGAACTCATGTTGCTTGAGCGGTTTCTTCGTGCTCCGGCTCCGCACCCCCATGATGCCGCCGGTCGGCGATCGGATCAGCTCCCAGTCTCGCGCCGTGATCGGATCGCGATAGACCTTCCGCAGAAACGGCCGGGGCAGCCTGGTGAGATCCTCCAGCGAGGCCGGATAGATCTCGCCCGGCATCACTCGCCCGCCCTTTCTCGATGCGGAGTAGGCGGCCAGCGCCTGCTGAATTTCGATCCCGCGCGCCAGCAGATCGGCCTCCTGCGCGCGCCGGATCACCGTCTTCCAGGGCTCGGCGGCCGTGACGACCGCCACCCCGATCAACAGGATCGAGAACATCAGGGTGAGGTAGGTGAACCCCTGCTGCGAGGCGATCAGGCGGTTCCTGGGTGGTCCCATGGCCTATTCCGTCGGAACGACATCCACCAGCGGAAGGGTCCGTTCGACCCGGGCCGGCACCTCCAACAGCGTGACATGGTCCGGCTCGATCGCCTTCACGATGAGATGGTCGTCCAAGCGACCGCCGGAAGCCGCGATGTGCAGGTCGTCTTCAAGGGCCAGCACGGCCAGAGGTTTGTCGGGGTTGGCAGCCCCCATCACGACATAGCCCAGGTAGCGCCAGGAAGACCCGCGGGAGGCAGGATGATTCACGGGATCGATTGGCGGAACCGGCTCGGCCACTTCGGCTGGGTCCTCGTCGGCGGTCATGGGAGTCGCGGCGGCCGCTCCTCCTCCAACCGGAGAGGTCGGAGGAGCGAAGATATTCTTCGGCGGCGCAAACCCTCCTTCGCGTTGACTGCGGGTCGCTTCAAATTGCGCCAGGTTGACGTGAAGCCCGCGCTGCGCGGCGGAATTTCGCTCCCCGCTCTGGCCAGCCGGACCGGCAGCCGGTCCGGAAACATTGACCAGGGGCACGCGCGACGGCTCATCGGAAAAGCCAAAGACCCCCCAGGCCACCACCACCCAGAGGCCCAACAGGGCGCCCAGCGCGCGCATGCTCGTCCGTCGACTCATGAGGGAGCCCCGACAGAGGGCCGGTTCTGCTCCCGGTCCGTCCGGAGAAACGTGACGATCCGCATATTGAAGGTCACCGATTGATCCTGGACCCTTGTCCCCGCGACCTGGAGATCCTCGATCAGCAGGAGTTCCTGCGCTGTTTCGAGATTGTAAATAAACCGGCGCAAATCCTCGTATCGTCCGCTGACCGCTCCCTGCAGGACCGCCTTCCTCACCAGCGCAATCTCGGTTTTCTCCACCTGATAGGACAGGCCCGGCACCCGGACATGTTGCGCGCGAGCCTGCTCGGTCAGCCCAAGCGCCAAGGGGGCAAAGTCGCGCTGGTCAGGCAGGCGGGCCAGCACCCGCGCCATGTCCTTGCGCGCCTGCTTCGCATCGACGTGGCGGTTGAGCTGTTGCCGCGCCGATGTCCGTTCCTGCTCCAGCGCCGACCGCTCATCCCGCAGCCGCTCCAGCAGGCCCAGATGGAGTCCGGACCAGATGCCAAGCAGGACACCGACCAACCCAACCCAGGGCACCAGCAGCGCATAGGGGTGGTAAAAGAGCCTGGTCCAGAGATCAGGTGGCGCGGTCTTTGGCATGGCCTCGATAGTGGATTTGCACGTGAAACTCCACCAACCCATCCTCCCGATTCTGGTGCTGAATCAGCACCGGATCGCGAAAATGGGGATGGTCCTGCAGGGTCGTGAGAAAACTCGTGGCGTCTTCGAACGTCACGGCCGAACCGGAAAGTCGGATGACGGCGCTCGACGGGTCCAACCGAATCGACAAAATCCCGACCCGCGCGGGCACGGCCTTCTCCAGCTCGCTCAAGAAGGAGGTCCACGAGAACTCGCGCTGCTCGACCAGGCGATTGACGAACGCCACTTCGGCGGGGAGCCGTTGGAGAGCCGAGTCGGTCAGATCGATGCCCTCGTGTTGGGCTGCCGCCGACAATTGCCGGTCCTGTTCCTGCAACCGGGCGACCGACGCGCGCAGCTCGGCGATCTCCCCGTAGAGATGATAGCCGTCTAAGAGATCCCACGCGATGAAGGCCGCCAAGAGACAGGCGGCCCCCATCAAGCCCCAGCGGATCGGAAACACCGCCGGGTGTGAATAGGAACTCAGGTTGATCCGGAACGACAGCGGCGCCGCCAGCAAATCCTGGATGGCATTCCTGAGACTGATCAGATTCCGTATCTTCATCTTGCTCAACAGACGCTGGCGATCGCAGCCATCGCGCTGGCCGGCAGGTCCTTCCCCCTGATCCGCCATCGCATCGGCTCGCAGACCGTCCAATCAAAAGACACCACCTCAAGGGACAACCGTTCCTGGAGGCCGGCCTGCAAGGTCTCAGACCCTTCGTCCGCCACGACCACAAGCCGGGAGGGCTGGCCCGGGACTCCCTGCTCCTCGTACAGGCGCAGCGACGCTTCGCACTCGCTTGCGATCCATTCGAGCTGTTCGGCGTCCAGGCGGCGATCGGGTCCGGCTGCGCCGGTTGGTCCCAGCAGCTTGGACCGGGTGAAGACGGGTTGCCCCCGGTGAAATGCACAGAGAGTGAACGTCCGATCCAGCAGGCTCAGCCAGAGGAAATCGGCGACCGGCCGCGCCGGCGTCGCCTGGTCCTGCGAGGCCAGCCAGACGTTGCAAAGTTGAAAACTCGGCGTGGTGACGTCGATCGGCACCAACCCGACAGCCTGACAGAGGCCTTCGTACTGCCGGCGCACCGCATCCTGAATCGCGACGGCCAAGACGGTCGCGCCCTGTCCTTTCGACCGAGGATCGAGGGAGGGCAATAGTTGATGACAGACCGTGGCGCCGTTGAGCGGGAAGAGATGGTCCTGGCCGAATCGCCAGCGGATCAGCGCGTCACGCTCGCTCCGCTTCGCCGGGATACGGTCCAGACGGAACACCACGGTACGGACGCAGAGGTCCGGCAGGAGCAAGGTGATGGGGCGAGGCACCCGCGAGAATCGGTCGCCACGCAGGACCCGCATGAACCGCGGGGGCGCGATCAATTCCCGGACGGCGGTTTCGACGGCGGACTCGTCAATCAGGTTCGGCTCCATCGGCGAGAGGCGGATCTGCCCCGGCGCCAAGGGGCGCACCGAACAACGGTGGGGACGCCGGCGCCCCCAGCGGCTCCGCGCATGGACCCAGACCAGTTCCTCGGCTCCGATCTTCAGACAACGTTGCGGGCGCGCCCCCCACCACATAGTGGCCCCTCACGAACGTTCGGCGAACGTCACCCGATTGATTTCCCTCAACGTCGTCTCGCCCCGCAGGACCTTGATCAAGGCCGATTGACGCAACGTGGTCATGCCGTCGGTCATGGCCCGGTAGCGAATCTCCGAGACCGGCCGCCTGGCCAGCAGCATCTCCTTGATCTCATCCGTCAGGTTCAAGAGTTCCGTGAGACACTTGCGCCCGCGATAGCCCGTCCCATGGCATTCCCGGCAGCCGCGGCCCTGGAAGAGAATCGCATCGCGGTAGCGGTCGAAATCCAACCCGGACTCCTCGGCCAATTCATGGTCCAGCTTGACCGGCTCGCGGCAGGTGGGGCAGATGGTCCGCACCAGCCGCTGGGCCAGCACGCAGTTCAAGGCGGAAATGAAGTTATAGGGGTCGATGCCCATGCTCACGAACCGGCCCATCACGTCAAACACGTGGTTCGCGTGGACGGTCGTGAACACCAAATGGCCGGTCAGGGCGGATTGGATGGCGATCTGCGCCGTGTCGGCATCACGGATCTCGCCGACCATGATCTTGTCCGGGTCATGCCGCAGGATCGACCGCAGGCCCCGGGCGAACGTCAGGCCTTTCTTCTCGTTGACCGGAATCTGCACGACCCCAGGCAACTGATACTCGACCGGGTCTTCGATCGTGATCAGCTTGTCCTCCTGGGTATGCAGCTCCGCGATCGCCGCATAGAGCGTGGTTGTTTTCCCGCTTCCCGTCGGACCGGTCACGAGCACCATGCCGTGCGGCGCCAGGATCGCGCGCCGGAACCGCTTGAGGTCTTCGGGATTGAACCCGAGCCGGTCCAGCTTGAGCGACGCCAGCCCGGCCGTGATGGAGTCGCGGTCGAGAATCCGGATGACTACGGACTCGCCGAACACGCTCGGGAGAATGGACACGCGGAAATCCACCGTGCGGCGGTCGATGCGCATGCGGAACCGACCGTCCTGCGGCACGCGGCGCTCCGCAATGTCCAGATCCGACATGACCTTGAGACGCGAGACCAGCGGGGCATGGACCTTGAGATCGAGCTGATCCATCGCCGGGAGCAGAATGCCGTCGATCCGGAACTTCACCAAGGTCGCCTGGTCCGTGGCTTCGATATGGATGTCGCTCGCGCGCCGTTGCAACGCGCTGTGGAGGATCGTGTCCATCAGCTTGACCGCGGGGCTCTGGTCCTCCACCACCTGGTCCGCAGTCAGGATTTCTTCGCCCCGTTCATCCTCCTTGACCAGGACGGACCGGTACTCGGCTTCCAACTCCCGCAACGCATGGCTGGCCCCCTCTCCCCGCCCCAGCGCGCCTTGAATGGCCGGACGAGGGCTGACCACCAAACGCAATGAACGGTTCAACAGGAGTTCCAGCTCATCCAGGGCCAGGAGATTGGCCGGATCGGCCACCGCGATCGTCAACACGCCGTCCTGCTCCGCGATCGGGACAAACGGGTACCGTTGCATGAGCTTGACCGGAATGCTCTGATAGAACTTGGGATCGACCTCGACATTGGAGAGCGAGTCGTAGGGCAGCCCATATTGCTCGGCCGTCGCCTGCGCCAACTGTTCGTCGGTGATGAGGCCGGCCGACACGAGCAGCGGGCCGATCTCGCCCGCTTCATTGCCTCGTGTGCTGATCGCCTCATGGGCGGCACTGTCGGTCACGGCCTGCTGCCGCACGAGCACCTCGATCAATGACGGACGGTCGAATTTCGTCTGCATGGACAAGTGCGCTCAGCTCCCGCCGGTCTGCCGGAAGCCAGGGTGAGCGGGGTCGGATAGATGCGCGCGCCTCACCCTCATTGCACGCTCCCCGCCATCTGAAACACCGGCAGATACATGATGATGACGATGCCCCCGACCAGGACGCCCATCAGCAGCAAGAGGGCGGGCTCGATCCAGGTCGTCAACTGGGTCAGCCGAATATCCAACTCCGCCTCGTAGAACTCTGCCACGTCCTTGAGCATCGTTTCGAGCGATCCGGTTTCCTCGCCGACGGCCAGCATCTCCACGGCCAGCGAGGGAATGACCGGCGGATGCCGCAGGGCCGCCGTCAGACTGGAGCCTTCGCGGACCTGCTCGACGGTGCGCGCAAGGCCCTCGCCGACGGCCCGGTTCGAGACGGCGCTGCGGGAAATCTGCAGGGCCTCGACGAGCGGCGTGCCTCCGCCGAGGACCGTGGCGAGCGTGCGGGTCAACTGGACCGTGTAATGCCGCCACAGCACCGCCCCCAGCAGGGGTACTCGCAAGAGCACGCGATCGGTCGCCAGACGCCCGGCCTCCGTCCGATACCAGGACCGCGCCGCGACGGCCGCCGCGAGGAAGCTCCCCGCGAACAATGGGAAGTTCGCGCGCAACGTGTGAATGGCGCCGAGCAGCCATTGTGTTGCCGCGGGCAAGGTGCGGGCTTGCTCGCCATAGGCCGCGATGAAGGTCGGCATCACATAGGTCAACAGAAACCCGACGACACAGATCCCCACCACCACGAGGAAGAGCGGATAGGTGAGCGCCTTCCACACCTTTTGGCGAAGGCCGATCATCAACTTCAGATAGGCGACATAGCGCTGGAGCACCTCCGGCACGTTGCCCGCCTGCTCTCCAGCCTTCAATGTGGCGACGTAGAGATCCGAAAAATAGAGCGGATGTTGCGCCAACGCATCGGAGGCGGATGCGCCCCCGCGAATCTCCTGGCGCACCGCGCGAAGTGTCTCCCGAAATCCGGCATGTGGCGCGCGCTCGATCAACAGGTCCCACACCTTCAAGACCGGCAGGCCGGACCGGATCAACGCCAGGAGCTCCTGGTTGAAGATCAAGAACTGCTGCGGCGGCAGCTTGGTCCATCGTCCCGACAATCCGATGGTGCCGATCGATCCGACAGAAGGGCCGACCGACCAAGCCCCCTGCCGGCGGACGCGGAACACCAGGAAACCCTGCCCTTCGAGCTTGGTGCGAACGGCCATTTCATTGTCGTCTTCGATCTCGCCGACGAACGTCGTGCCGTCGGCGCGCGCCACCTTGTAAGCGAACAGCGGCATCGGGATGGCCAGAGCCCTTTCTACGGATCAACGGATCCCGGTGTCAGGAATCATCAGCGCCTGTCCTACCTGGATCAGATCGCCCGACAGGCCGTTCAGAGCGCGGAGCGCCTCGACGTCCACCCCGTACCGCCTCGCCAGCCGCCAGAGGGTATCGCCGGCCTGAACGGCAATGCGTCGCACGAAGGACTCGGCCGTGCCTCCAGATTCCCGGCGGAACGAAACGGGCGACCCACCTCCGTCCGGTTGCAGGACCGGCGCAGTTGGTTCAGGCATCGGGTCCGTCGATGGAGACTGGTCCGGCAAGACAGCAGCAGGCGGAGGGGGCTCCGGAACCTGAGGAACCGGAGACGCCACCGGGGGGACTGGGGGACTGGGCATGGCTTGCCCGATGGAAGGAGGGACCGGCTGGGCCTGTCGCTTGGACCGAAGCTTGGTCCGAGGAGCCGGCGGGGCCTCAAGTTTGGAGGACCGCTCCCGTTCCACCCTGATGCCGGCCAGTTCTTCCCGCTGGAGTTCGATGATGTGGCGCGCATCCGCAAGGCGCCGTTCGACTTCGCGCAGCCGGCCTTCCAACTGCGCCCGGGCGATCAGCGCCGAACTCAACTCCTGCCGTTGGCTGTCCAGTTCCAACCGCAGATCGGCC
The DNA window shown above is from Nitrospira tepida and carries:
- a CDS encoding aspartate carbamoyltransferase catalytic subunit, with translation MSLKQKDLVSLAPLSADEILRILDTADSFKEVSGRDIKKVPALRGKTVVNLFFEPSTRTRTSFELAAKRLSADVINFSPSSSSVVKGETLLDTARNIEAMQADIIVLRHPSAGAAERLASGVKSSVINAGDGWHEHPTQALLDLYTMRERKLDFKGLKVAVVGDITHSRVARSNIHALIKLGAEVRVVGPPTMIPLGIERLGPTVYYRFDEALQDVHVVMMLRLQLERQGRGLFPTIREYSRLYGLTAERLKLAAPDVVVMHPGPINRGVEIASDVADSLSSVILDQVSNGVAVRMAILYLLSGGE
- the pyrR gene encoding bifunctional pyr operon transcriptional regulator/uracil phosphoribosyltransferase PyrR — translated: MPETSQVKPNHRRDEKLVMDHSEIARALSRVAHEILERNKGTERLALVGIRTRGVYLAHRLVKRIHEIEQAQVPSGELDITLYRDDLGLRKGTPTIRKTSIPFNITDMRVVLVDDVLFTGRTIRAAMDGLIDLGRPEEIQLAVLVDRGHRQLPIRANYIGKNIPTAQDEEVQVFLEEEGEDDRVVLRKPSRGGAP
- a CDS encoding glutamate-5-semialdehyde dehydrogenase — its product is MPEQQDQQNDLERTTSQTSTVSVETPQGEAQQEPELSVPEYVRTLVTRARSASSKLASLSSHVKNQALLAMAEALEAKVEDILAENEKDLAAYGENPEKQASADRLKLTPERIAEMARGVRAVANLPDPLGSMPKMWTRPNGMQVGRVRVPIGVIGIIYESRPNVTVDSAVLCLKSGNVCVLRGGSDAIQTNRMLAKILSDTADAQGIPPGAISFVDRPDREVVEELLKQDRDVDLIIPRGGPSLMKTVAEHATIPVLKHDEGVCHVYVDQDADLAMAETICLNAKVQRPSTCNAMEGLLVNQVVARTFLPALVNKLHEAGVEVRGCPKTLQLCPDVKPAAEDDFGKEFLSRILAVRIVKHLDEALDHIAKYGSRHTEAIVTNDYARAMRFLREVDASAVMVNASTRLNDGYQFGLGAEIGISTSRIHARGPMGLEELTCSKFIVMGSGQIRE
- a CDS encoding type II secretion system protein, producing MGPPRNRLIASQQGFTYLTLMFSILLIGVAVVTAAEPWKTVIRRAQEADLLARGIEIQQALAAYSASRKGGRVMPGEIYPASLEDLTRLPRPFLRKVYRDPITARDWELIRSPTGGIMGVRSRSTKKPLKQHEFPPAVRHFDGLKRYRDWVFQHPNQSSVNLLNPLGMVPTGTMPPAAGPQAGPRPGAVSPGASPFATGQAGAGAFGGFSSGSIDQPEDGTVPSQPGDQPTGSSSAVPSETGGSGPAE
- the pilO gene encoding type 4a pilus biogenesis protein PilO yields the protein MPKTAPPDLWTRLFYHPYALLVPWVGLVGVLLGIWSGLHLGLLERLRDERSALEQERTSARQQLNRHVDAKQARKDMARVLARLPDQRDFAPLALGLTEQARAQHVRVPGLSYQVEKTEIALVRKAVLQGAVSGRYEDLRRFIYNLETAQELLLIEDLQVAGTRVQDQSVTFNMRIVTFLRTDREQNRPSVGAPS
- a CDS encoding PilN domain-containing protein, which produces MKIRNLISLRNAIQDLLAAPLSFRINLSSYSHPAVFPIRWGLMGAACLLAAFIAWDLLDGYHLYGEIAELRASVARLQEQDRQLSAAAQHEGIDLTDSALQRLPAEVAFVNRLVEQREFSWTSFLSELEKAVPARVGILSIRLDPSSAVIRLSGSAVTFEDATSFLTTLQDHPHFRDPVLIQHQNREDGLVEFHVQIHYRGHAKDRAT
- a CDS encoding GspE/PulE family protein, encoding MQTKFDRPSLIEVLVRQQAVTDSAAHEAISTRGNEAGEIGPLLVSAGLITDEQLAQATAEQYGLPYDSLSNVEVDPKFYQSIPVKLMQRYPFVPIAEQDGVLTIAVADPANLLALDELELLLNRSLRLVVSPRPAIQGALGRGEGASHALRELEAEYRSVLVKEDERGEEILTADQVVEDQSPAVKLMDTILHSALQRRASDIHIEATDQATLVKFRIDGILLPAMDQLDLKVHAPLVSRLKVMSDLDIAERRVPQDGRFRMRIDRRTVDFRVSILPSVFGESVVIRILDRDSITAGLASLKLDRLGFNPEDLKRFRRAILAPHGMVLVTGPTGSGKTTTLYAAIAELHTQEDKLITIEDPVEYQLPGVVQIPVNEKKGLTFARGLRSILRHDPDKIMVGEIRDADTAQIAIQSALTGHLVFTTVHANHVFDVMGRFVSMGIDPYNFISALNCVLAQRLVRTICPTCREPVKLDHELAEESGLDFDRYRDAILFQGRGCRECHGTGYRGRKCLTELLNLTDEIKEMLLARRPVSEIRYRAMTDGMTTLRQSALIKVLRGETTLREINRVTFAERS
- a CDS encoding type II secretion system F family protein; the protein is MPLFAYKVARADGTTFVGEIEDDNEMAVRTKLEGQGFLVFRVRRQGAWSVGPSVGSIGTIGLSGRWTKLPPQQFLIFNQELLALIRSGLPVLKVWDLLIERAPHAGFRETLRAVRQEIRGGASASDALAQHPLYFSDLYVATLKAGEQAGNVPEVLQRYVAYLKLMIGLRQKVWKALTYPLFLVVVGICVVGFLLTYVMPTFIAAYGEQARTLPAATQWLLGAIHTLRANFPLFAGSFLAAAVAARSWYRTEAGRLATDRVLLRVPLLGAVLWRHYTVQLTRTLATVLGGGTPLVEALQISRSAVSNRAVGEGLARTVEQVREGSSLTAALRHPPVIPSLAVEMLAVGEETGSLETMLKDVAEFYEAELDIRLTQLTTWIEPALLLLMGVLVGGIVIIMYLPVFQMAGSVQ